The Kineococcus radiotolerans SRS30216 = ATCC BAA-149 genomic interval GTCGCCGAGACCTCGCTGACCGTCCCCGGCATCCGCTACGTCGTGGACGCCGGGACCGCGCGGATCTCCCGCTACAGCCACCGCACGAAGGTGCAGCGGCTGCCCATCGAGCGGATCTCGCAGGCCTCGGCCAACCAGCGGGCCGGCCGCTGCGGCCGAGTCGCCGACGGCATCTGCATCCGGCTCTACTCCCAGAGCGACTTCGAGTCGCGCCCGGAGTTCACCGACCCCGAGATCCTGCGGACCAACCTCGCCGCGGTCATCCTGCAGATGACCTCCCTCGGGCTCGGCGACATCGCCGCGTTCCCGTTCGTCGAACCCCCCGAGCCGCGCGCGATCACCGACGGCCTCGCCCTGCTGGCCGAGCTCGGCGCGCTGGAGGACGCCCGCCCGGGCGACCGCGGCGTCCCCCGCCTGACCCCCACCGGGCGCGACCTCGCCCGGCTGCCCATCGACCCGCGGCTGGGGCGGATGGTGCTGGAGGCCCAGCGCAACGGCTGCCTGCACGACGTCCTCGTCGTCGTGGCGGCGCTGTCGGTGCAGGACCCGCGCGAACGCCCGCTGGAGAAGCGCGAGCAGGCCGCGCAGCTGCACGCGCGGTTCCGCCACGAGCAGTCCGACTTCCTCACCTACCTCAACCTGTGGTCCTACCTGCAGCACCTGCAGCGCGACCTGTCCTCCTCGGCGTTCCGCCGCCGGGTCAAGGCCGAGATGCTGCACTTCCTGCGGATCCGGGAGTGGCAGGACACCTATTCCCAGCTGCGCCGGGTGACCCGGGACCTGAGGTTCTCCGTCGAGGTCCGCGAACCCGCCGAGCTCGGCGAGGACGAGCTGTTCCCCGCGCCGGGCTACGACGCCGACGCGGTGCACCGCTCGCTGCTGGCCGGGCTGCTGGGCAACATCGGGCTGAAGGACGTCCGCGAGGACACCGCCAAGGCCGGGGCGAGGACCGGGGGACGCCGTGAGAGCCGGCCCACCGGCCGGCAGCAGGTGGAGTACACCGGCGCCCGGGGGGCGAAGTTCGCCGTCTCCCCGGGGTCCTCGCTGGGCCGGCGCAGCCCGGACTGGGTCGTGGCGGGCGAGCTCGTGGAGACGTCGCGGTTGTGGGCGCGCGTCGTCGCCGCCATCGACCCGCGCTGGATCGAGCCGCTGGCCGCGCACGTCGTGCGGCGCAGCTACTCCGAACCCCGGTGGTCGCGCAAGCGCGCCGCGGTGATCGCCACCGAGCGCGTCACCCTCTACGGGGTGCCGATCGTCGCCGGGCGCAGCGTGCCCTACGGCGGCGTCGACCCCGAACTGGCCCGCGACCTCTTCATCCGCCACGCCCTGGTGGAGGGGGACTTCGAGACCCGGCACGAGTTCTTCCACCGCAACCGGGAACTGCTGGCCGAGGCGGAGGAGCTGGAGCACCGCGCCCGGCGGCGCGACATCGTCGTCGACGACGAGGTGCTCTTCGCCTTCTACGACGCCCGCGTCCCCGCCGACGTCGTCTCCGGCCGCCACTTCGACGCGTGGTGGAAGGACGAGCGGCGGGTGCGCCCGGACCTGCTGACCTTCGACCCGGCGATGCTGGTCACCGAGGACGACGCGGTGAGCGAGGAGCAGTTCCCCCGCGTCTGGCGCCAGGGGGACCTGGAGCTGGCCCTGGACTACGTCTTCGACCCCGGCTCGCCCGCCGACGGCCTGACCGTGGACGTGCCCGTCGAGGTCGTCAACCGCTTCGACGACCGGGACCTGCTGTGGCAGGTCCCCGGGTTCCGCCACGACCTGGTGACCGCGATGATCCGGGCGCTGCCCAAGGAGCTGCGCAAGAACCTCGCCCCGGCGCCCGACAAGGCCGCCCGGTTCCTGGAGCGGGTCCGGCCCCACGTGGACCGGTTCTGGCCCGCCTTCGAGGCCGAGATGCCCCGGCTGGGCGACGGGACGGAGATCTACGCCGAGGACGTGGACTGGACGAAGGTCCCCGCCCACCTGCGCCCCACGTTCCGGGTGCTGGCGGGGGACGGGTCGGTCCTGGCCACCGGCAAGGACTTCCCCCGGCTGCGGGCCTCCCTGGAGACCGCCGTCGTCGAGACCCTCGCCGCCGCCGCCGACGACGTGCAGCGCACCGGGGCCACCTCGTGGGCCGACCTGCCCGAGGAGGTCCCCCCGACCCACACCAGCGTCGTGCGCGGCAGCGACGTCACGTCCTACCCCGCGCTGGTCGACGAGGGCACCACCGTCGGCCTGCGGACCTTCCCCGACGCCGCGCGGGCCGCCGTCGCCCACCGCGAGGGGGTGCTGCGGCTGCTCGTGCTGGCCCTGCCGTCCCCGGCGCGCCGCGTCCAGGACGCTCTCACCAACGACGCGAAGCTGCTGCTGGCCCGGGCTCCGCACGCCGACGCCGGCGCCGTCGTCGCCGACTGCGCGCAGGCCGCCGCGGCGCAGTTGCTCGACGAGGCCCGCGGCGGCGAGGTCCGCACGGCGGGGGAGTTCCGGCGGCTGCTGGAGCGGGTGTCGCCGCGCTACGCCGACCTCACGGCCACGGCGGTGGAGCGCACGCTGCGGGTGCTGCGCACCGCGGCCGCGGTGGAGAAGAACATCTCCCGCACCAGCAGCCTCGCGCTGGTGCCCTCCCTGGCCGACGTCCGCGAGCAGTTCACCGGTCTCGTGCACGCGGGGTTCGTCGCCGAGACCGGGGTCGAGCGGCTCCCGGACCTGCTGCGCTACCTGCAGGGGATCGACCGCCGGCTGGCGACGATGCCGGAGAACCCGCAGCGGGACCGGGTGCGGATGGCGGAGTTCGCCCGGGTGCGCGAGGAGCACCGGAAGCGGCTGGCGCGCGCCGGTTCACCGGTCCCCCCGGAGCTGGCGCGGATCCGCTGGACGCTGGAGGAGCTGCGGCTGCAGAAGTTCGCCCCGGGGATCCCCACGGCCCACCCGGTCAGCGACGAGCGCGTGCTCAAGGCGCTGGCGGAATTCCCCTGAGGAGTTCCGCCGAGGTCTTGCACTCGACCCGTCGGAGTGCTAGATCTGAGGTGTGGCACCGGCCCGGCCGGTGACCCGATCGGCAGCGCATCTCCTTCTCTCGCACTGGAGGTGGTGTACGTGTTGATGCGCACTGATCCCTTCCGGGAGCTCGACCGGCTCACCCAGCAGGTCCTCGGGACGACAGCCCGGCCCGCGCTCATGGCGATGGACGCCTGGCGCAGCGGCGAGGAGTTCGTCGTCGAGTTCGACCTCCCGGGGGTCGACCCGTCCAGCATCGAGCTGGACGTCCAACGCAACGTCCTCAGCGTCCGGGCCCAGCGCCCGGTGCACGAGGGCACGGCCGAGATGGTCGCGGCCGAACGTCCGCGCGGGGTGTTCAGCCGCCAGCTGATCCTCGGCGACAACCTGGACACCGAGCGGATCACCGCGAACTACCAGGCGGGTGTCCTCGCGCTGCGGGTCCCGGTGGCGGAGAAGGCCAAGCCGCGACGCATCGCCGTCGAGACGGCCGAGCAGCCGCAGGCCATCTCCACCTGAGGGGTCCCCGTGGGCGTGCTCGTGCAGGAACGACGGCGCCCCGGCGAGGACCGGCCGGCCGCGGGGCTGGACGGGTGGTCGCAGGACGAGGTCGAGGAGGAGTTCCGCGCCCTGGTGGCGACCCTCCTCGACACCCCGACCGACGTCGTCCGCCCCGGTCCCCACCCCCCGGTGCCACCGCGCCCGCCGGTGGCGGTGGCCGGGGCCGGGGACCGCAGACCGCCCCGCCGGGAGCGCTCGCCCCCGTGACGGGACCCGCGGGGGCGTGGCGGTGAGCTCCACGGGCCCGGTCGCGCCCACCCGGACGCGACCGGGCCCACCGGGACCCGCCGCCGTCCGCGCCGACGGCCCGGCGGGGGGTCCCCGTAGGCTGCACGCTCGGGGCACGGGCGGCAGCGGGGACGGGGGACGACGGTGGTGGCGAGCGGGCACGTCGTCAGCGACCGCGTGCTCACGATCCCCAACGGCCTCAGCCTCCTGCGGCTGCTGCTGCTGCCGGTCTTCGCCGTCCTGATCCTGGGCGGCCGCGACGGGTGGGCCCTGCTCGTCCTCGTCGTCAGCAGCGCCAGCGACTACCTCGACGGCAACCTGGCCCGGCGCTGGAACCAGGTGACCCGCCTGGGGCAGGTGCTGGACCCCTTCGCCGACCGGCTCTACATCCTCACCACCCTGCTGGGCCTGGCCCACCGCGACCTCGTCCCCTGGTGGCTCGTGGTCGTGCTGCTCGCCCGCGACCTCGTCCTGGTGGCGACGGTGCCCGTGCTGGCCCGGATGGGTCACACGGTGCTGCCCGTGCACTTCCTGGGCAAGGCCGGCACGTTCTGCCTGCTCGGCGCCTTCCCGCTGCTGCTGCTGGCGGAGGTGTCGACCACCCTGGCCGGGCCCGCCGGCGCGGTGGGCTGGGCCCTGGCGCTGTGGGGCACCGGGCTGTACTGGTGGGCCGGGGTCCTCTACCTCGTCCAGCTCGTGCGGCTGCGGCGGAGCGAGCGCCCGTGACGCGCGGACCCGGCCCCGCCGGGCGCGAACCCGCCGGGCGCGACCCCGCGGCCAGCACGGCGTTGCTGACCGAGGTCATGACCCGCCCGCTCGACCCCGGGTACGCGGCCGCGGCGCGCCGCCGCGCCGAGAGCGGCGCCCCGCGCTCGCGCGCCGGGCGCGGGGGGACCTGGCTGGCGCTGCTGGCCATCGGTGCGCTGCTCGCCGTCGCCGGCGCGCGGGCCGCCGCGGCCGAACCGGCCGCCGACCGCGGCCGGCAGGCGCTGCTGCAGCGCATCGACGACGCCACCACCCGCTCCGACCGCCTCACCGCGCAGGTCGCGCAGGCGCAGGCCGGCAACGCCGAGCTGGCCGCCGCGCTCGGCGGCGCGCCGGCGGCCTCCGCCGACGCCCGCGCCGAGGGGCTCGCCGTGGCCGCCGCCGCGACCGCCGTCACCGGCCCGGGGCTGCAGGTCGTCCTGGACGACGCCCCCGAGGACGGCTCGGCCGGCTCGGACGGGGTCACCACGTCGGGGCGGGTCGTGGACCGCGACGTCCAGATCGTCGTCAACGGCCTGTGGCAGAACGGCGCCGAGGCCGTGGCGGTCAACGGGCAGCGGCTGAGCTCGCTGTCCTCGATCCGGGCCGCCGGCGAGGCCGTCCTCGTCGACCACCGCCCCCTGACCCCGCCGTACACGATCTCCGCGATCGGGGACCCGGCGGCGCTGGAGACCGGTCTGGCCACCTCGGTGGCGGGCCGCTACCTGCAGGTGCTGCGGGACAACTACGACATCCCCGCCGAGGTCACCACCCGTTCCGCGCAGGACGCGCTGACCCTGCCCGCCGCGCCCAGGCTCGACCTGAGGCTCGCGCGGGCGGACGCGCAGTAGGGTTCCCCCACGTGATCGCCGCCCTGGGACTCGTCGTCGGGATCGTCGCCGGCGTGCTGCTGCACCCCGAGGTGCCGGTGTTCCTGCAGCCCTACCTGCCGATCGCCGTCGTCGCCGCCCTCGACGCCGTCTTCGGGGGCCTGCGGGCCGTGCTGGACGGGATCTTCGACGACAAGGTGTTCGTCGTCTCGTTCCTGTCCAACGCCGTCGTCGCCGCGCTCATCGTCTACCTGGGCGACCAGCTCGGCGTCGGGTCCCAGCTGTCCACCGGCGTCGTCGTGGTGCTGGGGGTGCGGATCTTCTCCAACGCCGCGGCCATCCGCCGGCACCTGCTGAACGCGTGAGCGAGCAGCCGCGCCCCCGCCGTTCGCCGTGGCGGCGGTTGTGGCGGGCCGGCGCGCCGCGGGCCACCCGCGCGCAGCTGCTGGCCGGGCTCCTCTGCGCCGCCCTCGGCTTCGGGGTCGTCGTGCAGGTCCGCCAGACCGACACCTCCGGCCTGGACGACCTGCGCGAGGCCGACCTGGTCCGGATCCTGGACGACACCACCGAGCGCGGGGACCGCCTGGAGGAGGAGCTCAGCAGCCTGCAGGCCACCCGCCGCGAGCTCACCGAGGGTTCCGACTCCGCGCGCGCCGCGGCCGAGGCCGCGCAGCAGCGGGCCCGGGAGTACGGCCTGCTGGCCGGCACCCTGCCCGCGCACGGGCCGGGCATCGTCGCCACCGTCGGCGACCCCGCCGGCGCCGTCCGCTCCACCCACCTCATCCAGCTCGTGCAGGAGCTGCGCGACGCCGGGGCCGAGGCCATCCAGGTCGGCGGCACCCGGGTGGTGGCCGGGACGGCCTTCACCGACGCCGCGGGCGGGGTGCTGGTGGACGGGACGACCGAGCGCGCGCCCTACGTGGTGAACGTGATCGGGGACCCCGACACGCTGTCCACCGCGCTGGACATCCCCGGCGGCGTCCGCGAGACGCTGCGCTCGGCCGGAGCCGACCTGGACGTGCGCACCGCCGGGGGCGACGGGGCGGGGGGCGAGGTGCGGATCAGCGCCTTGCACGCCCTCTCCGCGCCTCAGTACGCTCGCCCGGCGTCACCGGGACCCTCCACCGGCAACGGCTGAGACCGGCCCGACCACCCGCCCCGAACCGAGGAGCCACCCCCCGCATGTCCAACGTCCCCGCCGACCTCCGCTACACCAGCGAGCACGAATGGGTGCGCGTCGAGGCGGACGGCACCGTCCGGGTCGGCATCACCGACCACGCCCAGGACGCCCTCGGGGACGTCGTCTACGTCTCGCTGCCCGCTGAGGGCGAGACCGTCACCGCCGGCGGCGCGTGCGGCGAGGTGGAGTCCACCAAGAGCGTCAGCGAGATCACCGCGCCGGTCTCCGGCACGGTCTCCGGGCACAACCCCGGTCTGGAGACGCGTCCGGACCTGGTGAACACCGACCCCTACGGCGAGGGCTGGATGTTCACCATCGCCCCCTCCGACACCGCCGAGGTCGAGGGCCTGCTCGACGCCGAGGCGTACGCCGCCCACGCCGGCTGAGCGCCCGTCACCCGCGTGTCGACCCGGAGGGCTGCCCCGCCGGGTCGGCACGGCTAGGGTGATCCTCGAAGTTCCGAGCGTGACCGTCCGCGGGCGGGGGTGAGCCCCGTCGCGGCCGATCACGTGCTCTGCCAGCGTGAGAGGTGGTGTCGATGTCCGCGTCGGGCACGTCCCCGGACGGAGGGACGACTCCCGAGGGAGCCCCGGAGGAGCGGCCGGTCGACTCGACCATGTCGTTCGCGGGTCTCGTGGTCCCGGAGGTGCACGAGAGCGCCGAGCGCGGTCTCACCAGCGACGACCGGGAGGCCATCGACGCGCTGCCGGCGGGGTCGGCGCTGCTGGTCGTGCGGCGGGGCCCCAACGCCGGGTCGCGGTTCCTCCTCGACGCCGAGCGGACCTCCGCCGGCCGTCACCAGACCAGCGACATCTTCCTCGACGACGTCACCGTCTCGCGGCGGCACGCGGAGTTCCTGCGGGCCCCCGACCCGTCGACCGGCCCGGGGTTCCGGGTGCGCGACGTCGGCAGCCTCAACGGCACCTACGTCAACCGCGAGCGCATCGACGACGTCGTCCTCGCCGCCGGCGACGAGGTGCAGATCGGCAAGTACCGGATGGACTTCCACCCCAGTCCCCGGGTGCCGCAGCAGGCCGGGCAGTGAGCCCGGCGGGAGCGCGCTCCCTGGACCCCAGCGCCCCGCGGATGACGATCGGGGAGGTCATGGCGATCCTGTCGCCGGACTTCCCCGAGGTCAGCGTCTCCAAGATCCGGTTCCTCGAGGAGCAGGGGCTCGTCGAGCCCGGGCGCACGGCCGCGGGGTACCGGAAGTTCTCCTCCGACGACGTCGACCGCCTGCGCTACGTCCTGGCCGCCCAGCGCGACCACTACCTGCCGCTGAAGGTCATCCGGGAGAACCTGCAGGCCCTGGACCGGGGTCTGGAGCCCTCCGAGCAGCCCGGCAGCGCGCCGCGGGTGCCCGAGATCGCCCTCGCCCCGCCCGTGGCCGGGGCCGGCCGCTTCGACGGGCACGCGGCCAACCTGCGCCTGACGCGCACCGAGCTGCTGCGGGAGTCCGGCGTCGAGGCCGCCCTGCTGGACGCCCTGGAGGGGTACGGCGTCCTCTCCCCGGCCCCGGGGGGCCCCTGGTACGACGGGGAGGCCCTGGAGGTGCTGCGCGCGGCCGCGGCGCTGGCCGCGCACGGCATCGAGGCCCGGCACCTGCGGATGTTCCGCACCGCCGCCGACCGCGAGGTCGCCCTGGCCGAGCAGGTCGCCGCGCCGCTGCAGCGGCTGGGGCAGCGCTCCTCGGGCGAGAGCGCCGACCGGGCCGACCAGGTGGCCCGGGAGATCGCCGCCGCCTGCCTGCGCCTGCACACGGCCCTCGTGGCGGGCGCCCTGGGCCGCTCCGGCCGCTGACCGCGCCCACCCGGGCCCGGGTCGTCCGGGTCCGGCGTCGCGCCGCGCCGCGGGCGGGGTACGGTGAACGGGTGCGCGCGCTCGATGTCATCGGCGTCCGGGTCGAGATGCCTTCCAACAACCCGATCGTGCTGCTGCGCGAACGGGACGGCGACCGCTACCTGCCCATCTGGATCGGGGCCCCGGAGGCGAGCGCCATCGCCTTCGCCCAGCAGGGTGTGGTCCCTCCCCGTCCGCTGACCCACGACCTCCTCAAGGACGTCATCGAGGCCGTCGGCCGACGTCTGGAGGAGGTCCGGATCGTCGCGGTCGAGGACAACGTCTACTTCGCCGAGCTGGTCCTCGACGGTGGCCTCACGGTCAGCTCGCGGACCTCCGACGCGATCGCCCTCGCCCTGCGCGTGGGCTGCCCCATCGTCAGCGCCGAGCAGGTGCTGGACTCCGGTGGCGTCCCGGTCCCCGACGAGGACGAGGACGAGGTGGAGAAGTTCCGCGAGTTCCTCGACCACATCTCGCCCGAGGACTTCGAGTCCGGGTCCGGGGAGCGCTGACGCGCGGGTCACGGAAAGGTCACGGTCCGCGCCGCGCCGCGCGTCTCGTTGACGCTCCGGGGGTGCTCTTCTACGGTCAGTGTGCAGGATGCTCCCGGTCGAACCTTCGACGGGTGGCGATGACGAGGAGGCCGGCGTGAGCAGTGGCGACGCAGTCGCAGGGTCGTCGCACAAGTCGACCCCACCAGCCCGTTCCCAGGGGCTGCTGTTCTCCGAGGACCTCCCCGACCTCGACGAGGAGGTCGGCTACCGCGGGCAGACCGCGTGCAAGGCCGCCGGCATCACCTACCGCCAGCTCGACTACTGGGCCCGCACGGGCCTGGTCGAACCCGGTGTCCGCGGGGCCTCCGGGTCCGGGTCCCAGCGCCTCTACGGGTTCCGCGACATCCTGGTGCTCAAGGTCGTGAAGCGCCTGCTCGACACCGGGGTCTCGCTGCACCAGATCCGCACCGCGGTGACCCACCTCCGCGAGCGCGGGGTCGACGACCTGGCCCAGATCACCCTCATGTCCGACGGCGCCAGCGTCTACGAGTGCACCTCGGCGGACGAGGTCATAGATCTCGTCCAGGGCGGGCAGGGGGTCTTCGGCATCGCCGTGGGCCGGGTCTGGCGCGAGGTCGAGGGGGAGCTCGCCTCGTTGCCCAGCGAGCGCCCCGCCCCCCGCGACCCCGGTCAGACGGCCATGGTCCTGGCCGACGAGCTCTCCCGCCGCCGCGCGGCGCGCAAGGCCGTCTGAGGAACCCCACCGCCCGGTCCCGGGCGGCCGCGGTGCCCCGCCCACCGGGACGGGGTCACCGGCCCGGTGGGGACCCGGTCGCGCTCAGTCGAGCAGTTCCGCCCGGGGCAGGGCCTGGAGGGCGAAGGGGTCGGTGACCCAGTCGTGGGCGTCGGGCAGCCAGTGCACCGCCGCCAGCATCGCGTCGGCCCAGGTGCCCAGCAGCTCGTCGAGACCCACGCGCCAGGAGTGCTGGTACCCCTCGCCGTCCTCGGACACCACGACCAGCTCGACGACGGTCCGGCTGGAGCCCAGGCGCACCGCGATGAGCTCCTCGTCGCGGGCGAACAGCGGCAGGAGCGCCGGCGGGGCGGCGAGACCCGGGCCCCGGCCGCTCGCGCGGCGGACGGCCTCGTCGAGGGTCAGGGGCACCCACCCGCCGGGACCGACGGTGGGGGCGCTGGTGCGGTAGGCCGTGCGCACCGGGTCCACCCCGTCGACGGCGCGCCACCAGGCCCGCGCCCCCCGCGGCATCAGCAGACCCAGCTGGCGCTCCACCGCGTCCAGCCGCGCCTCGTCGACGCCGGGACGCAGGTGGGCGGCGATGTCCGCGCCGCAGCGGGTCCACTGGGCCCGCAGGCGCTCGACGGTCCGCGTGACGCGGTCGGCCTCGGGGTCCGGCGCGGGGACGCGGGCCGCGGGGGCCGCGGCGGGGGCGCGGCGGGCGGCGCGGACCACGTGG includes:
- a CDS encoding MerR family transcriptional regulator; its protein translation is MTIGEVMAILSPDFPEVSVSKIRFLEEQGLVEPGRTAAGYRKFSSDDVDRLRYVLAAQRDHYLPLKVIRENLQALDRGLEPSEQPGSAPRVPEIALAPPVAGAGRFDGHAANLRLTRTELLRESGVEAALLDALEGYGVLSPAPGGPWYDGEALEVLRAAAALAAHGIEARHLRMFRTAADREVALAEQVAAPLQRLGQRSSGESADRADQVAREIAAACLRLHTALVAGALGRSGR
- a CDS encoding CDP-alcohol phosphatidyltransferase family protein, encoding MASGHVVSDRVLTIPNGLSLLRLLLLPVFAVLILGGRDGWALLVLVVSSASDYLDGNLARRWNQVTRLGQVLDPFADRLYILTTLLGLAHRDLVPWWLVVVLLARDLVLVATVPVLARMGHTVLPVHFLGKAGTFCLLGAFPLLLLAEVSTTLAGPAGAVGWALALWGTGLYWWAGVLYLVQLVRLRRSERP
- a CDS encoding MerR family transcriptional regulator — encoded protein: MSSGDAVAGSSHKSTPPARSQGLLFSEDLPDLDEEVGYRGQTACKAAGITYRQLDYWARTGLVEPGVRGASGSGSQRLYGFRDILVLKVVKRLLDTGVSLHQIRTAVTHLRERGVDDLAQITLMSDGASVYECTSADEVIDLVQGGQGVFGIAVGRVWREVEGELASLPSERPAPRDPGQTAMVLADELSRRRAARKAV
- a CDS encoding Hsp20/alpha crystallin family protein, which codes for MLMRTDPFRELDRLTQQVLGTTARPALMAMDAWRSGEEFVVEFDLPGVDPSSIELDVQRNVLSVRAQRPVHEGTAEMVAAERPRGVFSRQLILGDNLDTERITANYQAGVLALRVPVAEKAKPRRIAVETAEQPQAIST
- a CDS encoding bifunctional nuclease family protein, coding for MRALDVIGVRVEMPSNNPIVLLRERDGDRYLPIWIGAPEASAIAFAQQGVVPPRPLTHDLLKDVIEAVGRRLEEVRIVAVEDNVYFAELVLDGGLTVSSRTSDAIALALRVGCPIVSAEQVLDSGGVPVPDEDEDEVEKFREFLDHISPEDFESGSGER
- the gcvH gene encoding glycine cleavage system protein GcvH; its protein translation is MSNVPADLRYTSEHEWVRVEADGTVRVGITDHAQDALGDVVYVSLPAEGETVTAGGACGEVESTKSVSEITAPVSGTVSGHNPGLETRPDLVNTDPYGEGWMFTIAPSDTAEVEGLLDAEAYAAHAG
- a CDS encoding FHA domain-containing protein yields the protein MSASGTSPDGGTTPEGAPEERPVDSTMSFAGLVVPEVHESAERGLTSDDREAIDALPAGSALLVVRRGPNAGSRFLLDAERTSAGRHQTSDIFLDDVTVSRRHAEFLRAPDPSTGPGFRVRDVGSLNGTYVNRERIDDVVLAAGDEVQIGKYRMDFHPSPRVPQQAGQ
- a CDS encoding small basic family protein — its product is MIAALGLVVGIVAGVLLHPEVPVFLQPYLPIAVVAALDAVFGGLRAVLDGIFDDKVFVVSFLSNAVVAALIVYLGDQLGVGSQLSTGVVVVLGVRIFSNAAAIRRHLLNA
- the hrpA gene encoding ATP-dependent RNA helicase HrpA; this encodes MSRSSQRRSRPASRTPVRSRPGSAPGALPADPRASALAERLRAVSLRDEDRLRRRLAGLARRPVEAFEEELPALEQQTVAAEQRVTARAASVPALRYPEQLPVSQEKDRIAAALRDHQVIVVAGETGSGKTTQLPKICLEIGRGLRGRIGHTQPRRIAARAVAERVAEELGTELGGSVGYAVRFTDTVGEDSLVKVMTDGILLAEIQRDPELLQYDTLIIDEAHERSLTIDFLLGYLARLLPRRPELKLVITSATIDPERFSRHFGGAPILEVSGRTYPVEVRYRPLLAAELAEELLGPADEEEGDALDERDDLVGDDRDQTEGILDAVRELAAEGPGDVLVFLPGEREIRDTADALADLVKERGFRGTEILPLFARLSAEEQHRVFRTAAHRRIVLATNVAETSLTVPGIRYVVDAGTARISRYSHRTKVQRLPIERISQASANQRAGRCGRVADGICIRLYSQSDFESRPEFTDPEILRTNLAAVILQMTSLGLGDIAAFPFVEPPEPRAITDGLALLAELGALEDARPGDRGVPRLTPTGRDLARLPIDPRLGRMVLEAQRNGCLHDVLVVVAALSVQDPRERPLEKREQAAQLHARFRHEQSDFLTYLNLWSYLQHLQRDLSSSAFRRRVKAEMLHFLRIREWQDTYSQLRRVTRDLRFSVEVREPAELGEDELFPAPGYDADAVHRSLLAGLLGNIGLKDVREDTAKAGARTGGRRESRPTGRQQVEYTGARGAKFAVSPGSSLGRRSPDWVVAGELVETSRLWARVVAAIDPRWIEPLAAHVVRRSYSEPRWSRKRAAVIATERVTLYGVPIVAGRSVPYGGVDPELARDLFIRHALVEGDFETRHEFFHRNRELLAEAEELEHRARRRDIVVDDEVLFAFYDARVPADVVSGRHFDAWWKDERRVRPDLLTFDPAMLVTEDDAVSEEQFPRVWRQGDLELALDYVFDPGSPADGLTVDVPVEVVNRFDDRDLLWQVPGFRHDLVTAMIRALPKELRKNLAPAPDKAARFLERVRPHVDRFWPAFEAEMPRLGDGTEIYAEDVDWTKVPAHLRPTFRVLAGDGSVLATGKDFPRLRASLETAVVETLAAAADDVQRTGATSWADLPEEVPPTHTSVVRGSDVTSYPALVDEGTTVGLRTFPDAARAAVAHREGVLRLLVLALPSPARRVQDALTNDAKLLLARAPHADAGAVVADCAQAAAAQLLDEARGGEVRTAGEFRRLLERVSPRYADLTATAVERTLRVLRTAAAVEKNISRTSSLALVPSLADVREQFTGLVHAGFVAETGVERLPDLLRYLQGIDRRLATMPENPQRDRVRMAEFARVREEHRKRLARAGSPVPPELARIRWTLEELRLQKFAPGIPTAHPVSDERVLKALAEFP
- a CDS encoding DUF881 domain-containing protein, with the protein product MSEQPRPRRSPWRRLWRAGAPRATRAQLLAGLLCAALGFGVVVQVRQTDTSGLDDLREADLVRILDDTTERGDRLEEELSSLQATRRELTEGSDSARAAAEAAQQRAREYGLLAGTLPAHGPGIVATVGDPAGAVRSTHLIQLVQELRDAGAEAIQVGGTRVVAGTAFTDAAGGVLVDGTTERAPYVVNVIGDPDTLSTALDIPGGVRETLRSAGADLDVRTAGGDGAGGEVRISALHALSAPQYARPASPGPSTGNG
- a CDS encoding DUF881 domain-containing protein; amino-acid sequence: MTRGPGPAGREPAGRDPAASTALLTEVMTRPLDPGYAAAARRRAESGAPRSRAGRGGTWLALLAIGALLAVAGARAAAAEPAADRGRQALLQRIDDATTRSDRLTAQVAQAQAGNAELAAALGGAPAASADARAEGLAVAAAATAVTGPGLQVVLDDAPEDGSAGSDGVTTSGRVVDRDVQIVVNGLWQNGAEAVAVNGQRLSSLSSIRAAGEAVLVDHRPLTPPYTISAIGDPAALETGLATSVAGRYLQVLRDNYDIPAEVTTRSAQDALTLPAAPRLDLRLARADAQ